CGCCGCGACCATGCCTCTGGCGGATGGGGAGCAAGGCTGATGTCCACACCGTCATCCCTCTCCGTCACGGCGTTCACGGCGCCCAACCCCGCTCGACGCCATGTGCGCACGTGCTGAGGAGGCGCGGTTCGGGTTCTGGATCTTCCTGATGAGCGATCTGGTGATCTTCTCGCTCCTCTTCGCGACATACGCCATTATGTGGGGCAATCGCACCGATGGGCCTGGGCCGGAAGATCTTTTCCAGCTCAAGAGCGCCGCCATTCAGACGGGCTGCCTCCTTCTCAGCAGCTTTACTTTCGGACTCGTTACCCTCAATGCGCAGGGTCAGGTCAGCGTCGCCCGCACCATGATCCGGCTTATCGTCACATTGACCCTGGGCGCCGGCTTTCTGGGTTTCGAGATCTCTGACTTCATCGACATGGTGCAACAGGAGGCCGGTATTTCCGCCAGTGGCTTTCTCTCATCTTTTTACGCACTCGTCGGTACGCATGGGCTGCATGTCACGGTGGGCTGTCTATGGATCCTCATCATGCTGCTGCAATTAGGGCGGTTCGGCCTGACGCTCTCGGTTATCAGCCGGATCATGTGCCTTGCGCTTTTCTATCATTTTCTCGACATTATCTGGATCGGAATATTCTCGATCGTCTATCTGATAGGGCTTGCCAAATGACGCCGGAAAAAAGGACCGCGGGACGCGACTACCTTATTGGCTTCCTCGCCGCGATAATATTGACGGTTATTCCCTTTAGCCTTTTATGGCGCGATGTGCTGAAGGGGCGTGACTTGTTAATTGCGATCGCGGCTTGCGGGGTCATTCAGGTCTGTGTGCATTTCCGATATTTTCTGCATGTCGATTTCAAACGCGCCCATCGCGATGATTTGCAGCTTGTTCTGTTCACCGGACTGATCGTCTTCCTCATGGTCGGCGGGACGCTATGGGTGATCGGGAATGAGGTGCATATGATGAGCGGCAACTTAGCACACCCGTAACGCGCGATATTGAAGAGGAAAACTGGCTGGGGGACCTGGATTCGAACCAGGGCTGACCGGGTCAGAGCCGGTAGTTCTACCGCTAAACTATCCCCCAGAAATGCGCGTGTATGACAGCACGCATTCGGTGGCATCGACTTAGCATTACGCCCCGCATGACACAAGCCCCAAATCTGCCCCCTTATCAGCCGCGTGAAGCACGGAAAATTGCGTTGCGTTACGACGCGTTACGACAATCGTCAGAGATTTTACTTGGCGGTTAATATGGATAAATGGTTATATTTGTCCTCATGAAGCCATCAGATCAACGCAAAGGCACAGGGCGGAAGCCGGGTCCATCATCGCAGGCCGCAATGCGCGTCCCGGGCCGCGCATTGAAAAGCGCCGCCCAACCCGGTGCGGAAGATGCAGGGCATGACGGGAAAAGCGTCGGCGCGATGCGCGCCAAAGCAGTGACGTTGCGCAAGGCGCGAGGCAAGACAACATCCCAGCAACGCTGGCTGCAACGGCAGTTGAATGACCCCTATGTCGCCGCCGCAAGGGCGCAGGGATGGCGCTCACGCGCCGCCTTCAAGCTGATCGATATGGATGACCGCTTTTCACTGATCAAACCAGGCGCGAAAATTGTGGATCTCGGCGCGGCGCCAGGGGGCTGGAGTCAGGTTGCTGTCAAACGACATGCGGCGCGCGTTGTCGGCATCGACCTCCTCCCGATTGACCCTGTCAGCGGCGCGGATTTCATTGAGGGCGATTTTACCGACCCATCAATGGACACGCAGCTTCTCACCCTTCTGGGTGGTAAAGCGGATATTGTCCTCTCCGACATGGCGCCCAACACGACGGGCCATGTCGCAACGGACCATCTGCGCATCATGGGACTGGCGGAAGCCGCGCTGGATTTTGCCACGTCCGTACTGGAGGAGGGGGGCAGCTTCGTCGCCAAAGTCTTTCAGGGTGGGTCGGAGCACACAATGTTGCGGCGCCTCAAACAGCATTTCGCGTCGGTGCGTCACGTCAAGCCCCCCTCCTCCCGCAAGGAGTCGAGTGAGCTTTACGTCGTGGCGCAGGGTTACCGACCCGCCGCGATAACGCACTGACGTCGGCCATGGGTCAGGATGTCACGCCCGCATCCACAGGCCACAGCCAAGCCGCACCCCTCACGCCGGAGCTGTCGCCACGCATGTTCTGTACAATTGGCGTGGTACAGGTCGGTGTAATGACATGCCGCTGCAAAAGCGGCGGGACGCGTTCATACAGGGAAGAGAGATTGGACACGCCTCCCCCCAGAACGATCATATCCGGATCAAGGAAGTTGATGATCATGGCGCAGGCGCGGGATAATTT
This DNA window, taken from Acetobacteraceae bacterium, encodes the following:
- a CDS encoding RlmE family RNA methyltransferase, with translation MKPSDQRKGTGRKPGPSSQAAMRVPGRALKSAAQPGAEDAGHDGKSVGAMRAKAVTLRKARGKTTSQQRWLQRQLNDPYVAAARAQGWRSRAAFKLIDMDDRFSLIKPGAKIVDLGAAPGGWSQVAVKRHAARVVGIDLLPIDPVSGADFIEGDFTDPSMDTQLLTLLGGKADIVLSDMAPNTTGHVATDHLRIMGLAEAALDFATSVLEEGGSFVAKVFQGGSEHTMLRRLKQHFASVRHVKPPSSRKESSELYVVAQGYRPAAITH
- the cyoD gene encoding cytochrome o ubiquinol oxidase subunit IV codes for the protein MTPEKRTAGRDYLIGFLAAIILTVIPFSLLWRDVLKGRDLLIAIAACGVIQVCVHFRYFLHVDFKRAHRDDLQLVLFTGLIVFLMVGGTLWVIGNEVHMMSGNLAHP
- a CDS encoding cytochrome c oxidase subunit 3 is translated as MCARAEEARFGFWIFLMSDLVIFSLLFATYAIMWGNRTDGPGPEDLFQLKSAAIQTGCLLLSSFTFGLVTLNAQGQVSVARTMIRLIVTLTLGAGFLGFEISDFIDMVQQEAGISASGFLSSFYALVGTHGLHVTVGCLWILIMLLQLGRFGLTLSVISRIMCLALFYHFLDIIWIGIFSIVYLIGLAK